A single genomic interval of Paenibacillus macerans harbors:
- a CDS encoding ABC transporter permease, translating to MNVAKIAARAAKPELGTRPRFAAVWKYRWLYAFMLPGILYFIIFKYVPLWGLIMAFKNYQPYAGLMGSEWVGFAHFQRFFGMDEFWQLFRNTLLLGLYNTIIYFPITIVLALLLNEIRKEAFKRVVQTLVYVPHFLSWVVIAGISYVLLSTENGIINSGITALSGQPVEFLTSTAWFRPLIILQLIWKDAGWGTIIFLAALAGVNTQLYEAARMDGASRFRLLWHITLPSIRSVIVVLFILRMGTFLDLGFEQIFLMLNAINREVGEVFDTYVYRVGLLQGQFSYSTAVGLFKSAIGFILVIFANKIAKMFGEEGIY from the coding sequence GTGAACGTAGCGAAAATCGCGGCGAGGGCGGCAAAGCCTGAACTGGGAACACGTCCCCGCTTCGCTGCCGTCTGGAAATACCGCTGGCTGTATGCGTTTATGCTTCCGGGCATCCTCTATTTTATTATTTTTAAGTATGTTCCGCTTTGGGGCTTGATTATGGCCTTCAAAAATTACCAGCCTTACGCGGGGCTTATGGGAAGCGAGTGGGTGGGATTCGCGCATTTCCAGCGTTTCTTCGGCATGGATGAATTCTGGCAATTGTTTCGGAATACGCTCCTGCTCGGGTTATACAACACGATTATCTACTTCCCGATCACGATTGTGCTCGCCCTGCTTTTGAACGAAATAAGAAAAGAGGCCTTCAAAAGAGTCGTGCAAACGCTCGTTTATGTGCCGCATTTCCTGTCATGGGTCGTGATCGCCGGGATCTCCTATGTGCTGCTGTCCACTGAAAACGGTATCATCAACAGCGGAATTACGGCTCTGAGCGGGCAGCCGGTTGAGTTTCTGACCAGCACCGCATGGTTCCGCCCGCTCATTATCCTTCAGCTCATTTGGAAAGATGCCGGATGGGGAACGATTATTTTTCTGGCGGCGCTTGCGGGCGTGAACACGCAGCTGTATGAAGCGGCCAGAATGGACGGCGCCAGCCGGTTCAGGCTGCTGTGGCATATTACGCTCCCGTCCATTCGCAGCGTGATTGTGGTGCTGTTTATTCTCCGGATGGGCACCTTCCTGGATCTTGGCTTTGAACAGATCTTCCTGATGCTGAACGCGATCAACCGCGAGGTCGGCGAGGTGTTTGATACGTATGTGTACCGGGTAGGGCTGCTGCAGGGACAATTCAGCTACAGCACCGCCGTGGGCCTGTTCAAATCCGCGATCGGTTTTATCTTGGTCATTTTCGCCAATAAAATCGCCAAAATGTTTGGCGAAGAGGGGATCTACTAG
- a CDS encoding alpha-glucuronidase family glycosyl hydrolase, whose translation MQRLSHHSEVYKCWLRYPAVNDPEKLNEYRKWCGELVSPAAAGIVLESAIEELHLGILAITGSSPQDRQSPTAAHYILLGTWGQSDAIDEALSSLSTSSADSYILKTLPLDGRKCLLAAGRSDRGTLYAAFHLLRLMQMGSALEDLDIQEAPMDGLRMINQWDNMDGSIERGYAGQSIFYENNRIVGDLSRIKDYARLLSSTGINAISINNVNVHQHESLLITQPQLSEVVRVAEVLRRYGIATFLSINFASPMQVGDLPTADPLDEGVRAWWKNAAKEIYRAIPDFGGFLVKADSESRPGPFTYGRNHVDGANMLAEALRPYGGTVIWRCFVYNCQQDWRDRSTDRARAAYDHFTPLDGHFHDNVILQIKNGPLDFQVREPVSPLFGALPSTNQVLELQIAQEYTGQARHVCYLVPQWKEALEFDTFARGEGSTVAKAVSGSLFGRRLGGIAAVSNIGNDANWTGHVLAQANLYGFGRLSWNPRLTAEQIAREWIYLTFGTEPRLVETILNILLNSWRAYENYTAPLGVGWMVNPDHHYGPNVDGYEYSRWGTYHFADRDGIGVDRTVKTGTGYAAQYYKPHADRYESPDTCPDELLLFFHHVPYTHKLHSGKTVIQHIYDTHFAGAEQAADFLESWLTLEGSMDARQFENVRGRLQQQAQHALEWRDQINTYFFRKSGIADEHGRTIY comes from the coding sequence ATGCAACGGCTAAGCCATCACAGTGAGGTTTACAAATGCTGGCTGCGGTACCCGGCGGTCAACGATCCGGAAAAACTGAATGAATACCGAAAGTGGTGCGGGGAGCTTGTCTCCCCGGCCGCCGCCGGCATCGTGCTTGAATCGGCAATTGAGGAGCTTCACCTTGGCATTCTCGCGATAACCGGTTCGAGTCCGCAGGATCGACAGTCCCCCACCGCAGCCCATTATATTTTGCTGGGCACCTGGGGGCAGTCGGATGCGATCGACGAAGCTTTATCCTCGCTATCCACTTCATCCGCGGATAGTTACATACTCAAAACTTTGCCTTTGGACGGGCGGAAGTGCCTGCTCGCCGCCGGGCGATCGGACCGCGGAACTTTATACGCGGCTTTTCATCTGCTTAGGCTTATGCAAATGGGAAGCGCGCTCGAGGACCTGGATATTCAGGAAGCTCCCATGGACGGACTAAGGATGATCAACCAGTGGGACAACATGGACGGCAGCATTGAACGCGGGTACGCGGGGCAATCGATCTTTTACGAAAATAACCGTATCGTCGGCGATCTTTCCCGAATCAAGGATTATGCCCGGCTGCTGTCCTCTACGGGAATCAACGCGATATCCATCAACAACGTCAATGTTCATCAACACGAATCGCTGCTCATCACGCAGCCGCAGTTGTCCGAAGTGGTCCGGGTTGCCGAGGTACTGCGCAGGTATGGCATCGCGACGTTTCTAAGCATTAATTTTGCAAGCCCGATGCAGGTTGGAGATTTGCCCACAGCCGATCCGCTTGATGAGGGGGTCAGAGCGTGGTGGAAAAATGCGGCCAAGGAAATTTACCGGGCTATTCCCGATTTCGGCGGGTTCCTGGTCAAGGCGGATTCCGAATCCCGCCCCGGGCCGTTCACGTACGGCCGCAACCATGTCGACGGGGCGAACATGCTGGCGGAAGCGCTGCGGCCTTACGGCGGCACCGTGATATGGCGCTGCTTCGTTTACAACTGTCAGCAGGACTGGCGCGATCGCAGCACGGACCGGGCCCGAGCCGCCTACGATCATTTCACGCCGCTCGACGGTCATTTCCACGACAATGTGATTTTGCAGATCAAAAACGGGCCGCTGGATTTTCAGGTCCGCGAGCCGGTATCGCCATTGTTCGGGGCTTTGCCTTCGACGAACCAAGTGCTGGAGCTGCAAATCGCTCAGGAATATACGGGGCAAGCGAGGCATGTCTGCTATCTGGTGCCGCAGTGGAAGGAAGCGCTTGAGTTCGACACGTTTGCCCGCGGCGAAGGCTCCACCGTGGCCAAGGCAGTGTCCGGCTCGCTGTTTGGCCGAAGGCTTGGCGGGATCGCGGCCGTATCCAATATCGGGAACGACGCGAACTGGACGGGACATGTTTTGGCCCAGGCGAATTTATACGGATTTGGCCGTTTGAGCTGGAACCCGCGGCTGACCGCGGAACAGATTGCCAGAGAGTGGATTTATTTAACGTTCGGCACCGAGCCGAGGCTGGTGGAGACCATTCTGAACATCCTCTTAAACTCCTGGCGGGCCTATGAAAACTACACCGCCCCGCTTGGCGTCGGCTGGATGGTGAATCCGGATCATCATTACGGGCCGAACGTGGATGGCTACGAATATTCCAGGTGGGGCACCTATCATTTTGCCGACAGGGACGGCATCGGCGTGGACCGGACCGTGAAGACGGGAACCGGATACGCCGCCCAATATTATAAACCGCATGCGGACCGTTATGAATCGCCGGATACGTGCCCGGACGAATTGCTGCTGTTTTTCCACCATGTTCCGTATACCCATAAGCTGCATTCCGGCAAAACGGTTATTCAACATATTTACGACACGCATTTTGCCGGGGCGGAGCAGGCGGCGGACTTTCTGGAATCGTGGCTGACCCTGGAAGGAAGCATGGACGCCCGGCAGTTCGAGAATGTGCGCGGCCGTCTTCAGCAACAAGCACAGCACGCCTTGGAATGGCGGGATCAAATCAATACGTATTTTTTCCGTAAGTCCGGTATTGCCGACGAACACGGGCGTACGATCTATTAG
- a CDS encoding extracellular solute-binding protein: MKRRNRLWKKSGAAALILVLAGSLLAGCGSDKANQAGSGADSGSGSANQPLKIKMTLNFDGKEVPQKDNEVERAMEQYTNTELDLTHISSNDFCTKLPVMIASGELPQVLASCGAPNQSYLITAAKNGAFWDITDLIKDYKNLASMPQLVYDNVSIEGRVYGIPRFRPVSRYTSVYRQDWLDHLGMQPPQTLDDLYQMLKAFTEQDPDKNGKNDTVGVTIMISNNNISFDLSSAFGAPNNWSETDGKFVKAEETPEYLEYLKFMKKLYDEGLMNKDFASIDVGQNEGNLENGKAGVINATTNNVLGFQTRVEKVNPAAKLDFVSALEGPQGRRVAADRGSNGILMFPKSSVKSEAELKQLLAFFDKLADKEMADLLEWGIAGKHYEIKDGKAVRLNQELYDNEVSFPYNKPLVTVPLTAIKTPGDLDPISEKVLQVEKENEQFAVKDPTMSLVSDTWAERGAELTQILIDAKVKFIMGKLDENGWKQQLEKFKQAGGDKVAEEYAAALAKSK; the protein is encoded by the coding sequence ATGAAACGTAGAAATAGATTATGGAAAAAGTCGGGAGCCGCAGCGCTCATTTTGGTTCTGGCCGGCTCGCTGCTGGCCGGGTGCGGCTCCGACAAGGCAAACCAAGCAGGCTCCGGCGCGGACTCCGGTTCCGGTTCGGCTAATCAGCCGCTTAAAATCAAGATGACCTTGAATTTTGACGGAAAGGAAGTTCCGCAAAAAGATAACGAAGTCGAGCGGGCGATGGAGCAATACACGAACACCGAACTTGATCTTACCCACATCTCCAGCAACGACTTCTGCACCAAGCTGCCGGTCATGATCGCCTCCGGCGAGCTGCCGCAGGTGCTGGCGAGCTGCGGCGCGCCCAATCAGTCCTATCTGATCACGGCCGCCAAAAACGGGGCCTTCTGGGATATTACGGATCTGATCAAAGATTATAAAAATCTGGCCTCCATGCCTCAGCTTGTCTACGACAACGTATCCATCGAAGGTAGGGTTTACGGGATTCCGCGGTTCCGTCCCGTCTCCCGGTATACTTCGGTTTACCGTCAGGACTGGCTCGATCATCTCGGCATGCAGCCGCCTCAAACGCTTGATGATCTATACCAAATGTTAAAAGCGTTTACAGAGCAGGACCCCGACAAAAACGGCAAAAACGATACCGTAGGGGTTACGATCATGATCAGCAACAACAATATCTCCTTTGACCTTAGCTCCGCTTTCGGCGCGCCCAACAATTGGAGCGAAACGGACGGAAAATTCGTGAAAGCGGAGGAGACGCCGGAATACCTGGAATATCTCAAATTTATGAAAAAGCTCTACGATGAAGGGCTGATGAACAAAGATTTTGCCTCGATCGATGTCGGACAAAACGAAGGCAACCTGGAGAACGGCAAAGCCGGCGTGATTAACGCCACGACCAACAACGTGCTCGGCTTTCAAACCCGCGTCGAGAAAGTGAACCCCGCGGCGAAGCTGGATTTCGTCAGCGCCCTGGAAGGGCCGCAGGGACGGCGGGTGGCGGCGGACCGCGGCTCCAACGGCATTCTCATGTTCCCGAAATCGAGCGTGAAAAGCGAAGCGGAGCTGAAGCAGCTGCTGGCTTTCTTTGACAAGCTGGCCGACAAGGAAATGGCGGACCTGCTGGAGTGGGGGATCGCAGGCAAGCACTACGAAATCAAAGACGGGAAGGCGGTTCGCCTCAACCAGGAGCTTTACGATAATGAGGTTTCCTTCCCCTACAACAAACCTCTTGTGACGGTGCCTTTAACTGCGATCAAAACGCCGGGCGACCTTGATCCGATCTCCGAGAAAGTGCTTCAGGTCGAGAAGGAAAACGAGCAATTCGCGGTCAAGGACCCTACGATGAGCCTGGTCTCCGATACATGGGCGGAACGCGGCGCGGAACTGACGCAAATCCTGATTGACGCCAAAGTGAAATTTATCATGGGCAAGTTGGATGAGAACGGCTGGAAGCAGCAGCTGGAGAAATTTAAGCAAGCGGGCGGCGACAAGGTGGCCGAAGAGTATGCCGCCGCATTGGCCAAATCGAAATAG
- a CDS encoding response regulator transcription factor has protein sequence MLKLMIVDDEAIIVKGLQHVIRRMKTPFTDIVGVSDSVEALRMAEEFKPDLLITDIQMPELSGLDLIQSVSEKKAASKFIILTGYETFDYARKAIRLQVADYLLKPVDPQELSGLLNRLSMEIVEERSRGQAATDAEEPPEDQDSNHNIRRFKDFIHGNYMRDISLEDVADYLNLHPSYVCSLLKRETHQTFVQYLRGFRINKGKKLLRELPNLPLEQVAKAIGFRSQAHFYKVFKQESGVTPGDYRNMKD, from the coding sequence ATGCTTAAGCTTATGATCGTTGACGACGAAGCCATCATTGTCAAAGGATTGCAGCATGTCATCCGCAGGATGAAGACGCCGTTTACGGATATCGTCGGGGTCAGCGACAGTGTGGAGGCGCTGCGCATGGCCGAGGAATTCAAGCCGGATCTGTTGATTACGGATATTCAAATGCCGGAGCTGAGCGGACTGGATTTAATCCAATCGGTTTCGGAAAAGAAAGCCGCTTCCAAATTTATTATTTTGACCGGTTACGAAACGTTTGATTATGCGAGGAAGGCGATACGTCTTCAGGTTGCGGATTATTTGCTCAAGCCGGTGGACCCGCAGGAGTTATCCGGCCTGCTGAACCGGTTGTCGATGGAGATTGTAGAGGAGCGAAGCCGGGGGCAAGCGGCAACGGATGCGGAAGAGCCTCCTGAGGATCAAGACAGCAATCATAACATTCGTAGATTCAAAGATTTTATTCACGGCAACTATATGAGAGACATTTCGCTGGAAGATGTGGCCGACTATTTGAACCTGCATCCGAGCTATGTGTGCAGTCTGCTGAAGCGGGAGACCCATCAAACCTTTGTGCAATATTTACGCGGATTTCGGATCAACAAAGGCAAAAAGCTCTTGCGCGAGCTGCCGAATCTTCCGCTGGAACAGGTCGCGAAGGCGATAGGCTTTAGGAGCCAGGCGCATTTCTACAAAGTGTTTAAACAAGAAAGCGGGGTTACCCCCGGAGACTACCGGAATATGAAAGATTGA
- a CDS encoding sensor histidine kinase encodes MNSILRAIATRLRSLRLVHKLFIGYILLICIPFAVFGFVFYRQMYMNQLDHFKSGKTQMMEQAYRNLEVDLTKIEAMYPLFQNNTSLIDYLGGFSAGDWDQAYIYKKEIGPTFSFAYISNQLVDKITMYKADPKVPILAPEVEDIARFSDQQHAEAEAVDGLPPNKGLWVYGASGDRDLLPSIRYLHKMYNTSYTRTVGLLQLTLNDGLIKQFFNTQQSKDEVWRMVADASGRVLYEDPAVELDEQAKSELLSRVPQAGMASFYTKDRRYLIGAARIERFNLTLVEVYKTRDALNIGKEAGLAVGIGLLLLTLLSVLYFTIASSITLRIVRFSRHMRRVDDPKNAIYPVDEGGADEIGYLISAYNSMIRRVDELKQVVTQTELLKKEAEIKMLQAQINPHFLYNTLETMCMLAAMNDDNEVADIGWKLGKLLRYSLSKTKDESTLGAELENVRHYLDIHRVRMGDKLIADFMIHEETLLLPCPRFILQPLVENSILHGFKNVRGPAELRLELLAEESGVLLRVSDSGSGIPAERLTMIREVLEGRLPLAEISASGGIGLHNVNERLKAFFGSEAKLNVQSIEGQGTVITSYLAKGGRRHA; translated from the coding sequence ATGAATTCTATTTTGCGAGCGATTGCAACGCGTCTTCGAAGTCTGCGTCTTGTTCACAAACTGTTTATCGGATATATCCTGCTCATTTGTATTCCTTTTGCCGTGTTTGGGTTCGTCTTCTACAGACAAATGTACATGAACCAGTTGGATCACTTTAAAAGCGGCAAAACGCAAATGATGGAGCAGGCCTACCGGAATCTGGAGGTGGATCTTACCAAAATTGAGGCGATGTACCCGCTGTTTCAAAACAACACCAGTCTCATTGACTATTTGGGAGGCTTCAGCGCCGGGGATTGGGACCAGGCGTACATTTATAAAAAAGAAATCGGCCCTACTTTTTCATTTGCTTATATATCCAATCAGCTAGTCGATAAGATAACGATGTATAAAGCCGATCCCAAAGTGCCTATCCTTGCTCCCGAAGTGGAGGATATCGCCAGATTTTCGGATCAGCAGCACGCGGAAGCGGAGGCCGTGGATGGGCTGCCTCCGAACAAGGGGCTGTGGGTGTACGGAGCGTCCGGCGACCGCGATCTTTTGCCGTCCATTCGCTACTTGCACAAAATGTATAACACCAGCTACACGCGCACCGTCGGCTTGCTGCAATTGACCTTGAACGACGGGCTGATCAAGCAGTTTTTTAATACACAGCAAAGCAAGGATGAGGTATGGCGGATGGTTGCGGACGCCAGCGGCCGTGTACTGTACGAGGACCCGGCTGTGGAGCTTGATGAACAAGCCAAAAGCGAACTTCTGTCCCGGGTTCCCCAGGCCGGCATGGCCAGCTTTTACACCAAGGACCGTCGTTATCTGATCGGCGCGGCGCGAATCGAACGCTTTAACCTTACGCTGGTGGAGGTTTACAAAACGCGGGATGCGCTGAATATCGGAAAAGAAGCCGGGTTAGCCGTCGGTATTGGCCTGCTGCTGCTGACGCTGTTGTCCGTCCTCTATTTTACGATCGCTTCGTCGATCACATTGCGGATTGTGCGTTTTTCGCGCCATATGAGAAGGGTCGATGATCCGAAAAACGCGATTTACCCGGTCGACGAAGGCGGCGCCGATGAAATTGGCTATCTGATTTCGGCATACAACTCAATGATCCGCCGGGTTGACGAATTGAAGCAGGTGGTTACGCAAACGGAGCTGCTTAAGAAAGAAGCCGAGATCAAAATGCTGCAAGCGCAAATCAACCCGCATTTCTTGTACAACACGCTGGAAACGATGTGCATGCTGGCGGCCATGAACGACGACAACGAAGTCGCCGACATCGGCTGGAAGCTGGGGAAGCTGCTCAGGTACAGCTTGTCCAAAACCAAAGATGAAAGCACGCTGGGCGCAGAGCTCGAAAACGTCAGGCATTACCTCGATATCCACCGGGTCCGGATGGGCGATAAGCTGATCGCCGATTTTATGATCCATGAGGAAACGCTGCTGCTTCCTTGCCCGAGGTTTATCCTTCAACCGCTTGTGGAGAACAGCATTCTTCACGGATTCAAGAACGTTCGCGGACCGGCGGAGTTGCGGCTGGAGCTGCTGGCCGAGGAGTCGGGGGTTCTGCTGAGGGTATCCGACAGCGGGTCCGGCATTCCGGCTGAGCGGCTGACCATGATCCGCGAGGTGCTCGAAGGGCGGCTGCCCTTGGCGGAAATCTCAGCCTCCGGGGGGATTGGGTTGCACAATGTGAATGAACGGCTTAAGGCTTTTTTTGGCAGCGAGGCAAAATTGAATGTCCAAAGCATCGAAGGACAGGGAACCGTGATAACGTCTTATCTGGCCAAAGGAGGGCGCCGCCATGCTTAA
- a CDS encoding DUF3024 domain-containing protein, which translates to MAGFDAFTKKRLEKILDRYIEEKIPQHLKGEFKIIYKFRGNTVTLSQDRPSFRPGQRIELPIAQFRYEENKWKIYWKDSKDKWHFVEDIKPIEDFEKQLKMLDRNEYGYFWM; encoded by the coding sequence ATGGCTGGATTTGATGCTTTTACAAAGAAGAGGCTGGAAAAAATTCTCGATCGATATATTGAGGAAAAAATCCCCCAACACCTCAAGGGTGAATTTAAGATCATTTATAAATTTAGAGGGAACACGGTTACTCTTTCACAAGATAGACCCTCGTTTAGGCCCGGACAACGCATTGAATTACCGATTGCTCAATTTAGATATGAAGAAAACAAGTGGAAGATCTATTGGAAGGACAGTAAAGATAAGTGGCATTTCGTGGAAGATATAAAACCGATTGAAGACTTTGAAAAGCAATTAAAAATGCTTGATAGAAACGAATATGGATATTTTTGGATGTGA
- a CDS encoding MFS transporter, whose protein sequence is MKPKLQIHYAWVIVSITFLTLLAVQGVRLSFGAFIEPWEQDFAMDRGTVSLISTLSFIIYGVSQPIAGKLIDRWGARMILSVSTFLVGICIFLTAFIQYSWQLFILYGLISVGVGGASNVAATVVVTNWFNEKRGFAFGLMEAGFGAGQMLLVPGSLMLIHWLDWKSAVIILGAFLVVVVFPTVGLFLRNRPQEKGMTPLGRSGKEEGAADENKPSATFSIWTAFRMRKFWLLILPFAICGFTTTGLMDTHLIPIAHDHGFSTTVTSAAVSILAGFNIIGILISGVVADHWSSRKMLFILYAVRAISIGILLFSHNTVLLLIFAVLFGLVDFATVAPTQLLATKYFKNYSVGLILGWLFLSHQIGSALGAYLPGLFYSETGNYSPSFYLSLVLLAGAAVFTLMLPESERPHRSPVASSADI, encoded by the coding sequence ATGAAGCCGAAACTACAAATCCACTATGCGTGGGTCATCGTCTCGATCACATTTTTAACATTATTGGCCGTACAGGGGGTCCGCCTGTCCTTTGGCGCTTTTATTGAACCTTGGGAACAAGATTTTGCAATGGATCGGGGAACCGTTTCGCTTATATCTACTCTAAGCTTTATTATTTATGGAGTATCCCAACCCATCGCGGGGAAGCTGATCGATCGCTGGGGCGCCCGGATGATTTTGTCCGTCAGCACTTTCCTTGTTGGAATCTGCATCTTCCTCACCGCTTTTATCCAATATTCATGGCAGCTGTTTATTCTGTACGGCTTGATCTCCGTTGGTGTAGGGGGAGCGTCCAATGTGGCGGCAACGGTTGTCGTGACGAATTGGTTCAATGAAAAACGGGGATTTGCTTTCGGGTTGATGGAAGCAGGCTTCGGGGCCGGTCAGATGCTGCTTGTCCCTGGTTCGCTGATGCTGATTCATTGGTTGGATTGGAAGTCGGCCGTCATTATTCTGGGGGCTTTCTTAGTCGTTGTTGTCTTCCCTACCGTAGGTTTGTTCTTGCGGAACCGTCCCCAAGAGAAAGGGATGACCCCGCTTGGCAGATCGGGGAAAGAAGAAGGCGCAGCCGATGAAAACAAGCCTTCCGCCACGTTTTCTATATGGACGGCTTTCCGGATGAGGAAGTTTTGGCTGCTGATTTTGCCGTTTGCTATCTGCGGTTTTACTACAACAGGCTTGATGGACACCCATCTGATTCCGATCGCTCATGATCACGGATTTTCAACGACCGTTACAAGCGCTGCCGTCAGTATACTTGCAGGCTTTAACATCATCGGTATTTTGATATCCGGCGTAGTCGCCGATCACTGGAGCAGCCGCAAAATGCTGTTCATCTTATATGCCGTGCGGGCAATATCGATTGGTATACTCTTGTTTAGCCATAACACGGTGCTGCTGCTCATCTTTGCCGTCTTGTTCGGATTGGTCGATTTTGCGACCGTCGCACCGACGCAACTCTTGGCCACGAAGTATTTTAAAAATTATTCCGTCGGCCTTATTCTTGGCTGGTTATTCCTGAGCCACCAAATCGGCTCTGCCCTGGGAGCTTATTTGCCCGGATTGTTTTATAGCGAAACGGGAAATTACAGTCCGTCGTTCTATCTTTCGCTCGTTCTTTTGGCCGGAGCGGCCGTCTTCACCTTAATGCTTCCTGAATCCGAGAGACCGCATCGCTCGCCGGTTGCTAGCAGCGCTGATATATGA
- a CDS encoding carbohydrate ABC transporter permease, producing the protein MHTHSTLLSRLFDAFNYVLLSLVGLAMFLPFVYVVITSFSNQNTVWPTEFSLEPYRYIFSTHTFMQSIGVSVYITLVGTFLSLLTTALMAYSLSYKVLPGRSGILLMVLFTMVFQGGMIPTYFVVKNLHMLDTTWSLIIPGMISAFYLIVMRDFFSSVPPELLESAKIDGAHELTVLLRIVFPLSLPALAAFGLFYAVGIWNQYFNAILYINKPDLWPVQVILRQIVILASAGLGSGDGGESVAYYGQGVKMAVIVVSTLPIMIVYPFLQKHFAKGALMGSVKG; encoded by the coding sequence ATGCATACGCATTCTACCCTATTAAGCCGGCTGTTTGACGCCTTTAACTATGTGCTGCTGAGCCTTGTGGGGTTGGCCATGTTTTTACCGTTTGTTTATGTGGTGATCACTTCATTTTCGAATCAGAACACCGTGTGGCCCACGGAATTTTCCCTGGAGCCCTACCGGTATATTTTCTCCACCCATACTTTCATGCAGAGCATCGGAGTATCCGTATACATTACGCTGGTGGGAACGTTTCTCAGCTTGCTGACAACCGCGCTGATGGCGTATTCGCTGTCCTACAAGGTTCTGCCCGGGCGGAGCGGCATCCTCCTGATGGTCCTGTTCACGATGGTGTTCCAGGGAGGGATGATTCCTACGTATTTCGTCGTCAAGAACCTGCACATGCTGGATACGACCTGGTCCCTGATCATTCCGGGGATGATCAGCGCGTTCTATTTGATCGTGATGCGCGATTTCTTCTCCAGCGTACCGCCCGAACTGCTCGAATCCGCGAAAATCGACGGCGCCCATGAACTGACGGTATTGCTCCGGATCGTATTTCCGCTGTCGCTTCCGGCTCTGGCCGCGTTTGGATTATTTTACGCGGTGGGTATCTGGAACCAGTATTTCAACGCGATCCTGTATATCAATAAACCGGATTTATGGCCGGTCCAGGTGATCCTCAGACAAATCGTGATCCTGGCTTCCGCCGGACTCGGTTCGGGAGACGGTGGAGAGAGCGTGGCCTACTATGGGCAAGGGGTCAAAATGGCCGTGATCGTCGTTTCCACGCTGCCGATTATGATCGTCTACCCGTTTCTGCAAAAGCATTTCGCCAAAGGCGCTTTGATGGGCTCCGTGAAAGGTTGA